A DNA window from Mycobacterium sp. IDR2000157661 contains the following coding sequences:
- a CDS encoding ABC1 kinase family protein, which translates to MNTTRKTQHREVAKLDRVPLPVEAARIGATGWQITRTGARVVSTMASKGSLQQKIVKQVPQAFADLGPTYVKFGQIIASSPGAFGEPLSKEFRSLLDRVPPADEKEIHKLFVEDLGDEPANLFKSFDEKPFASASIAQVHYATLHTGEEVVVKIQRPGIRRRVAADLQILKRGARLVEFAKLGQRLSAQNVVADFADNLAEELDFRLEAQSMDAWVAHMHASPLGRNIRVPQVYWDLTSERVLTMERIQGTRIDDVKAIRQKGFDGTDLVKALLFSLFEGGLRHGLFHGDLHAGNLYVDDDGKIVFFDFGIMGRIDPRTRWLLRELVHALLVKKDHAAAGKIVVLMGAVGTVKPEAQAAKDLEKFATPLTMSTLGDMSYADIGKQLSTLAEAYDVKLPRELVLIGKQFLYVERYMKLLAPKWQMMSDPQLTGYFANFMVEVTREHKEHHTDELEV; encoded by the coding sequence ATGAATACCACGCGAAAGACTCAGCACCGCGAGGTAGCCAAATTGGACCGGGTCCCACTCCCGGTCGAAGCTGCCCGCATCGGAGCGACGGGCTGGCAGATCACGCGCACGGGCGCGCGGGTCGTCTCCACGATGGCTTCCAAGGGCTCGCTGCAACAGAAGATCGTCAAGCAGGTCCCGCAAGCGTTCGCCGACCTGGGCCCGACGTACGTCAAGTTCGGCCAGATCATCGCGTCGAGCCCCGGAGCGTTCGGCGAGCCGCTGTCCAAGGAGTTCCGCAGCCTGCTCGACCGCGTGCCGCCGGCCGACGAGAAGGAGATCCACAAGCTGTTCGTCGAGGACCTCGGCGACGAACCGGCGAACCTGTTCAAGAGCTTCGACGAGAAGCCCTTCGCCTCCGCCTCGATCGCGCAGGTGCACTACGCGACGCTGCACACCGGCGAGGAGGTCGTCGTCAAGATCCAGCGCCCCGGCATCCGCCGCCGCGTCGCCGCCGACCTGCAGATCCTCAAGCGCGGCGCGCGCCTGGTGGAGTTCGCCAAGCTGGGCCAGCGTCTGTCCGCGCAGAATGTGGTCGCCGACTTCGCCGACAACCTCGCCGAGGAGCTCGACTTCCGGCTCGAGGCGCAGTCGATGGACGCCTGGGTGGCCCACATGCACGCCTCGCCGCTGGGCCGCAACATCCGGGTGCCGCAGGTCTACTGGGACCTCACCAGCGAGCGGGTGCTGACCATGGAGCGCATCCAGGGCACCCGCATCGACGACGTCAAAGCCATCCGTCAGAAGGGCTTCGACGGCACCGACCTGGTCAAGGCGCTGCTGTTCAGCCTCTTCGAGGGCGGGCTGCGTCACGGCCTGTTCCACGGCGACCTGCACGCCGGCAACCTCTACGTCGACGACGACGGCAAGATCGTCTTCTTCGACTTCGGAATCATGGGCCGCATCGACCCGCGCACACGGTGGCTGCTCAGAGAGCTGGTCCATGCGCTGCTCGTCAAGAAGGACCACGCCGCGGCGGGCAAGATCGTCGTGCTGATGGGCGCCGTCGGCACCGTGAAGCCCGAGGCGCAGGCCGCCAAGGACCTGGAGAAGTTCGCCACGCCGCTGACGATGTCGACGCTGGGTGACATGAGCTATGCCGACATCGGCAAGCAGCTCTCGACGCTGGCCGAGGCCTACGACGTGAAGCTGCCGCGGGAGCTGGTGCTCATCGGCAAGCAGTTCCTCTACGTCGAGCGCTACATGAAGCTGCTGGCGCCGAAGTGGCAGATGATGAGTGACCCGCAGCTGACCGGGTACTTCGCGAACTTCATGGTGGAGGTCACCCGCGAACACAAAGAGCATCACACCGATGAGCTGGAGGTCTGA
- a CDS encoding alpha/beta fold hydrolase → MQVREGKAPSGELQIHYEDMGDPDHPAVLLIMGLGAQLLFWRDGFCRKLVDQGLRVIRFDNRDVGLSSYFDGHRPRGSRVGNMARSLLGRKSPSLYTLEDMADDAAALLDHLDIDRAHVVGGSMGGMIAQIFAARHAHRTHTLGVIFSSNNQPLLPPPGPQQLLAVITGPSPKAPREEIIENSIRVSRIIGSPAYPATEETLRADAVAFYERAFNPHGIARQFNAITGSGSLRKYNRQTTAPTVVIHGKADKLMRPSGGKAIAKAVPNSRLVLFDGMGHELPEPLWDDIVGVLKSHFGAAT, encoded by the coding sequence TTGCAGGTCCGTGAGGGCAAGGCGCCGTCCGGGGAGCTGCAGATCCACTACGAGGACATGGGCGACCCCGACCACCCGGCGGTGCTGCTCATCATGGGTCTCGGCGCGCAGTTGCTGTTCTGGCGGGACGGCTTCTGCCGCAAGCTCGTCGACCAGGGCCTGCGGGTGATCCGCTTCGACAACCGCGACGTCGGGCTGTCGAGCTACTTCGACGGGCATCGTCCCAGAGGGTCGCGGGTCGGCAACATGGCGCGCTCGCTGCTTGGCCGCAAGAGCCCGTCGCTGTACACCCTCGAGGACATGGCCGACGACGCCGCCGCGCTGCTCGATCACCTCGACATCGACCGCGCGCACGTCGTGGGCGGTTCGATGGGCGGCATGATCGCCCAGATCTTCGCCGCGCGGCACGCCCACCGCACCCACACGCTCGGCGTCATCTTCTCGTCCAATAATCAGCCACTGCTGCCGCCGCCGGGTCCGCAACAGCTGCTGGCGGTGATCACCGGCCCGTCGCCGAAGGCTCCCCGCGAAGAGATCATCGAGAACTCGATCCGCGTGAGCCGGATCATCGGCAGCCCCGCCTACCCGGCGACCGAGGAGACGTTGCGCGCCGACGCGGTCGCGTTCTACGAGCGCGCGTTCAATCCGCATGGCATCGCACGGCAGTTCAACGCCATCACCGGCAGCGGCAGCCTGCGCAAGTACAACCGGCAGACAACTGCACCGACGGTCGTCATCCACGGCAAGGCCGACAAGCTGATGCGGCCCTCCGGCGGCAAAGCCATCGCCAAGGCTGTCCCGAACTCGCGGCTGGTGCTGTTCGACGGCATGGGCCACGAACTGCCCGAACCGCTGTGGGACGACATCGTGGGCGTGCTGAAGTCGCACTTCGGTGCCGCCACGTGA
- a CDS encoding cyclopropane mycolic acid synthase family methyltransferase, with protein sequence MATARKLTPHFADVQAHYDLSDEFFELWLDPSQTYSCAYFERDDMTLEEAQLAKVDLALGKLGLEPGMTLLDVGCGWGSTMLRAIERYDVNVVGLTLSENQYARVEQRLADSKSPRDKRVLLRGWEEFDEPVDRIVSIGAFEHFGKDRWDDFFAMAHRVLPDDGVMLLHTITALTLPQMTERGMPLTFSVARFVKFILTEIFPGGYLPTIELVGEHAAEAGFTLTREQSLQPHYARTLDCWAAALEEHRDEAIAVQSEEVYDRYMHYLTGCAHGFRVGYIDVNQFTLQKSAP encoded by the coding sequence ATGGCTACCGCGCGCAAACTGACCCCGCATTTCGCCGACGTGCAGGCGCACTACGACCTGTCCGACGAGTTCTTCGAGCTCTGGCTGGACCCCAGCCAGACCTACAGCTGCGCCTACTTCGAGCGTGACGACATGACCCTGGAGGAGGCGCAGCTCGCCAAGGTCGACCTGGCGCTCGGCAAGCTCGGCCTCGAGCCGGGGATGACGCTGCTCGACGTCGGCTGCGGCTGGGGTTCGACGATGCTGCGGGCGATCGAGCGCTACGACGTCAACGTCGTCGGCCTGACCCTGAGCGAGAACCAGTACGCCCGCGTCGAGCAGCGGCTGGCCGACTCGAAGAGCCCGCGCGACAAGCGGGTGCTGCTGCGGGGCTGGGAGGAGTTCGACGAACCGGTCGACCGCATCGTGTCGATCGGCGCGTTCGAGCACTTCGGCAAGGACCGTTGGGACGACTTCTTCGCGATGGCCCACCGGGTGCTGCCGGACGACGGCGTCATGCTGCTGCACACCATCACCGCGCTGACGCTGCCGCAGATGACCGAACGCGGTATGCCGCTGACGTTCTCGGTGGCGCGGTTCGTCAAGTTCATCCTGACCGAGATCTTCCCCGGCGGATACCTCCCGACCATCGAACTGGTCGGCGAGCACGCCGCCGAGGCCGGCTTCACCCTGACCCGCGAGCAGTCCCTGCAACCGCACTACGCCCGCACGCTGGACTGCTGGGCGGCAGCGCTCGAAGAGCACCGCGACGAGGCGATCGCGGTGCAGTCCGAAGAGGTCTACGACCGCTACATGCACTACCTCACCGGTTGCGCGCACGGCTTCCGCGTCGGATACATCGACGTCAACCAGTTCACGCTGCAGAAGTCGGCGCCATGA
- a CDS encoding cyclopropane mycolic acid synthase family methyltransferase, whose product MTGLTPHFDDVQSHYDLSDDFYRLFLDPTQTYSCAYFERDDMTLHEAQLAKIDLSLGKLDLQAGMTLLDIGCGWGATMARAVQDHGVDVVGLTLSENQHEHVQKRFATMDGPQSKRVLLQGWEQFDEPVDRIVSIGAFEHFGADRWNDFFAMAHRALPADGVMLLHTITRLPLAELEGRNIPLSMDAARFASFIAKKIFPGGQLPTIEAVREHAADSGFTVTRVQSLQLHYARTLDIWADGLQERRDEAIAIQSQEVYDRYMKYLTGCADMFRRGYIDVNQFTLAK is encoded by the coding sequence ATGACCGGCCTGACGCCGCACTTCGACGACGTCCAGTCGCACTACGACCTCTCCGACGACTTCTACCGGCTGTTCCTGGACCCCACCCAGACCTACAGCTGCGCCTACTTCGAGCGCGACGACATGACGCTGCACGAGGCTCAGCTCGCCAAGATCGACCTGTCGCTGGGCAAGCTGGATCTGCAGGCGGGTATGACGCTGCTCGACATCGGCTGCGGCTGGGGCGCGACGATGGCGCGTGCGGTCCAGGATCACGGCGTCGACGTCGTGGGCCTGACGCTCTCGGAGAACCAGCATGAGCATGTGCAGAAGAGGTTCGCGACGATGGACGGCCCCCAGTCCAAGCGGGTGCTGCTGCAGGGCTGGGAGCAGTTCGACGAGCCCGTCGACCGCATTGTGTCGATCGGCGCCTTCGAACACTTCGGCGCCGACCGCTGGAACGACTTCTTCGCAATGGCGCACCGGGCGCTGCCTGCAGACGGCGTCATGCTGCTGCACACCATCACCCGATTGCCGCTGGCCGAACTCGAGGGCCGCAACATCCCGCTGTCGATGGACGCCGCGCGGTTCGCCAGCTTCATCGCCAAAAAGATCTTCCCGGGCGGGCAGCTACCGACGATCGAGGCGGTCCGGGAACACGCCGCCGACAGCGGTTTCACCGTCACCCGTGTCCAGTCCTTGCAGCTGCACTACGCCCGGACGCTCGACATCTGGGCCGATGGCCTCCAGGAACGCCGGGACGAGGCCATCGCCATCCAGTCCCAAGAGGTCTACGACCGTTATATGAAGTACCTGACCGGCTGCGCGGACATGTTCCGGCGCGGCTACATCGACGTCAACCAGTTCACGCTCGCCAAGTAG